A genomic window from Terrisporobacter glycolicus ATCC 14880 = DSM 1288 includes:
- a CDS encoding pyridoxal phosphate-dependent aminotransferase, with amino-acid sequence MKDLGHGANVDIMAETFNKNAEDIIDFSSNINPKVVPNLERYILEGLSKCKSYPDINYTKLRRNIGNYINVNPQHIIPGNGATEIIYLLMKNIKKRLAILNPTFSEYERGAKLNNLELINLMLNEEDDFSVNLKEIETNIDNFDSLFICNPNNPNGKVKNIEKLLKLIIKNDKLLIVDETFMEFVHEEENYSLIKYVEKYKNIFIIKAVTKFFGMPGLRLGYGVTSNKKLINDIYRYKEPWTVNSFADTLSNYIFKDEEYIKSSKEYYLKERSYMINELRKIENIHVYDTDTNFILMELEDIKADELKFKLFKESNILIRNASNFIGLGEKHIRIAIKSHEENQLILKELNKLLGE; translated from the coding sequence ATGAAAGATTTAGGACATGGAGCTAATGTGGATATTATGGCAGAAACTTTTAATAAAAATGCTGAAGATATAATAGATTTTAGCTCGAATATAAATCCAAAAGTTGTTCCTAATTTGGAAAGATATATTTTGGAAGGTTTAAGTAAGTGTAAAAGTTACCCTGATATTAATTACACAAAGTTAAGAAGAAATATTGGAAATTATATAAATGTTAATCCACAACATATTATTCCAGGCAATGGAGCAACAGAAATAATATACCTTCTTATGAAAAATATTAAAAAAAGATTGGCAATATTAAACCCTACATTTTCAGAATATGAAAGAGGAGCTAAATTAAACAATTTAGAATTGATAAACTTAATGCTAAATGAAGAAGATGATTTTAGCGTGAATTTGAAGGAAATAGAAACCAATATAGATAATTTTGATAGTTTATTTATATGTAATCCTAACAATCCAAATGGAAAGGTAAAAAATATAGAAAAACTTTTAAAATTAATAATAAAAAATGATAAGTTATTAATAGTAGATGAAACCTTTATGGAGTTTGTACATGAAGAAGAAAATTACAGTTTAATAAAATATGTGGAAAAATATAAAAACATATTCATTATAAAGGCAGTGACTAAATTCTTCGGAATGCCTGGACTTAGATTAGGCTACGGTGTAACAAGCAATAAAAAACTTATAAATGATATTTATAGATACAAAGAGCCTTGGACAGTAAATTCATTTGCTGATACTTTATCTAATTATATTTTTAAGGATGAAGAATATATAAAATCTAGTAAGGAGTATTATCTTAAAGAAAGATCATATATGATAAATGAATTAAGAAAAATTGAAAATATACATGTATATGATACAGATACAAACTTTATATTAATGGAATTAGAAGATATAAAAGCAGATGAATTAAAGTTTAAATTATTTAAGGAAAGTAATATATTAATAAGAAATGCATCAAACTTTATAGGTTTAGGTGAAAAACACATAAGGATAGCAATTAAAAGTCATGAGGAAAACCAATTGATTTTGAAGGAATTAAATAAATTGTTGGGAGAATAA
- a CDS encoding cobalt-precorrin-8 methylmutase codes for MEYVKDPKMIEVKSFEIIQGIIDDIRPGYKFKNEIEEKIIKRCIHTSADFEYLDILKISDTAVDSIINALNNKCIIYTDTNMALSGINKMKLNALGCEYRCLVADERTKELAKEKEITRSMAAVEIAMNEEGKKLFVFGNAPTALYKTIEMVNNGDRVEAIVGAPVGFVGAAESKYELEKTSIPHIVVQGRKGGSNIAAAIMNAILYAM; via the coding sequence GTGGAATATGTTAAAGACCCTAAGATGATAGAGGTAAAAAGTTTTGAAATTATACAAGGTATAATTGATGATATTAGACCAGGATATAAATTTAAAAATGAGATAGAAGAAAAGATAATAAAGCGTTGCATACATACAAGTGCTGACTTTGAATACTTAGATATATTAAAAATATCAGATACAGCAGTAGATTCAATAATAAATGCTTTAAACAATAAATGCATAATTTACACAGATACAAATATGGCGCTTAGTGGAATAAATAAGATGAAACTAAATGCCCTTGGATGTGAATACAGATGTTTAGTAGCCGATGAAAGAACTAAAGAATTGGCTAAAGAAAAAGAAATAACTAGATCTATGGCCGCTGTGGAAATAGCAATGAATGAAGAAGGTAAAAAGCTATTTGTATTTGGAAATGCTCCAACTGCTCTTTATAAGACTATAGAAATGGTTAATAATGGAGATCGTGTTGAAGCTATTGTAGGTGCACCAGTTGGATTTGTTGGAGCAGCAGAATCTAAATATGAATTAGAAAAAACTTCTATTCCTCACATAGTAGTACAGGGAAGAAAAGGTGGTAGCAATATAGCTGCAGCCATAATGAATGCTATCTTATATGCAATGTAG
- the cbiD gene encoding cobalt-precorrin-5B (C(1))-methyltransferase CbiD, giving the protein MEEYVYIEGKKYRRGYTTGSCAAAASKASVHMLFTKESIGSINIDTPKGIPLTLKVKNIEIKNNYSICSIEKDGGDDIDATHAMDIFAKAELVNKDTEDIIVTGGVGIGIVTKKGLSVEVGKHAINPVPMKMIKNEVRKVLGEKSDLLNNKSLKITIFAPKGEEVAKKTFNSKLGILGGISILGTTGIVEPMSEEGWKKSLSIELEMKKAQGMDKIILVPGNHGEEFIRDYLKIDMSNCVRMSNFVGYMLNEAKRLGFKKILMAGHIGKFIKISAGIFNTHSKICDARNEIMIANLALMGAHLDFLKEINECVTAEGAVEIIDKSNYTGIYNILCNKCKERAEEYLNEDVQVEVYMFRMDKSMIGKSKNADLLMEDFR; this is encoded by the coding sequence ATGGAAGAGTATGTATATATTGAGGGAAAAAAATATAGAAGAGGATATACTACAGGTTCTTGTGCAGCAGCAGCATCAAAGGCATCTGTACATATGCTTTTTACTAAAGAAAGTATAGGAAGTATAAATATAGACACGCCAAAAGGGATACCACTAACATTAAAAGTTAAAAATATTGAGATTAAAAATAATTATTCAATATGCTCCATAGAAAAAGACGGTGGCGACGATATAGATGCAACTCATGCTATGGATATATTTGCAAAAGCTGAATTGGTAAACAAAGATACTGAAGATATTATTGTAACTGGTGGAGTAGGAATAGGAATAGTAACTAAAAAAGGTTTAAGTGTTGAGGTTGGAAAGCATGCTATAAATCCAGTACCAATGAAAATGATTAAAAATGAAGTAAGAAAAGTTTTAGGAGAAAAGAGTGATTTATTAAATAACAAATCATTAAAAATAACTATTTTTGCCCCTAAAGGTGAGGAAGTAGCAAAGAAAACTTTTAATTCAAAGCTTGGAATACTTGGTGGAATATCTATACTTGGTACTACTGGAATTGTGGAGCCGATGAGTGAAGAAGGTTGGAAAAAATCTTTATCCATAGAACTTGAAATGAAAAAAGCTCAAGGAATGGATAAAATCATTTTAGTTCCAGGAAACCATGGAGAGGAATTTATAAGAGACTATCTAAAAATTGATATGAGTAACTGTGTTAGGATGAGCAATTTTGTGGGATATATGTTAAACGAAGCAAAAAGACTAGGATTTAAGAAAATACTTATGGCAGGTCATATTGGAAAGTTTATAAAAATATCTGCAGGGATTTTTAATACTCATAGTAAGATTTGTGATGCTAGAAATGAGATAATGATTGCAAATTTAGCATTAATGGGAGCGCATTTGGATTTTCTAAAAGAGATAAATGAATGTGTAACGGCAGAAGGTGCAGTTGAAATAATAGATAAAAGTAATTACACAGGAATATATAACATACTTTGTAACAAGTGCAAAGAAAGAGCTGAAGAATATTTAAATGAAGATGTACAAGTGGAAGTTTATATGTTTAGAATGGATAAATCAATGATTGGGAAATCAAAGAATGCAGATTTATTAATGGAGGATTTTAGATGA